The Coregonus clupeaformis isolate EN_2021a chromosome 8, ASM2061545v1, whole genome shotgun sequence genome has a segment encoding these proteins:
- the LOC121571480 gene encoding probable thiopurine S-methyltransferase isoform X1: MFYKSNSVLFVSLMFMLGGKQSWCQTNKMLSAQADRVMALGEWEERWREERTGWHRPHVNKMLETNIEKVLDGRNGVKFFFPLCGKALDMKWLADMGHSVVGVEIAEKAIKQFFEENNMTYSEETVSALPGAKVYKSSERNISLYHCDLFNFSSAIEGQFGGIWDRGSLVAINPRDRQKYAALIRSLMDKDCRYLLDTLLYNPEVYKGPPFFVPDEQVQSLFGKSCDIELLQSVDALTDREKAWGMDFFTEKVHLITLKTN, translated from the exons ATGTTTTACAAGTCGAATTCAGTTTTGTTCGTCAGTTTAATGTTTATGCTTGGCGGGAAGCAGAG TTGGTGTCAGACAAACAAAATGTTGTCAGCCCAGGCGGATAGAGTGATGGCCCTGGGAGAGTGGGAGGAACGATGGCGGGAAGAGCGAACAGGCTGGCACCGACCCCACGTAAACAA AATGCTGGAGACTAATATTGAGAAAGTTCTCGATGGACGGAATGGAGTTAAGTTCTTCTTCCCTCTATGTGGGAAAGCTCTGGACATGAAATG GCTGGCTGATATGGGCCATTCTGTTGTAGGGGTGGAGATTGCAGAGAAGGCCATCAAGCAGTTCTTTGAGGAGAATAACATGACTTACAGTGAAGAGACAGTTTCTGCATTACCTGGAGCTAAGGTTTACAAG AGCTCAGAGAGAAATATCTCCTTGTACCATTGTGATCTATTCAATTTCTCCAG TGCCATCGAGGGTCAGTTTGGAGGGATTTGGGACAGAGGCTCCTTGGTGGCCATCAACCCACGGGACAGACAAAA GTATGCTGCTCTGATCAGATCATTAATGGACAAGGACTGCCGATACCTCTTGGACACTTTGCTCTACAACCCAGAAGTATACAAAG GTCCTCCATTTTTTGTGCCCGATGAGCAAGTGCAAAGTCTATTTG GGAAGAGCTGTGATATAGAGTTGCTGCAGTCCGTGGATGCcctcacagacagagagaaggcttGGGGCATGGACTTCTTCACAGAGAAAGTGCATCTCATCACTCTAAAGACCAACTGA
- the LOC121571480 gene encoding probable thiopurine S-methyltransferase isoform X2, with amino-acid sequence MLSAQADRVMALGEWEERWREERTGWHRPHVNKMLETNIEKVLDGRNGVKFFFPLCGKALDMKWLADMGHSVVGVEIAEKAIKQFFEENNMTYSEETVSALPGAKVYKSSERNISLYHCDLFNFSSAIEGQFGGIWDRGSLVAINPRDRQKYAALIRSLMDKDCRYLLDTLLYNPEVYKGPPFFVPDEQVQSLFGKSCDIELLQSVDALTDREKAWGMDFFTEKVHLITLKTN; translated from the exons ATGTTGTCAGCCCAGGCGGATAGAGTGATGGCCCTGGGAGAGTGGGAGGAACGATGGCGGGAAGAGCGAACAGGCTGGCACCGACCCCACGTAAACAA AATGCTGGAGACTAATATTGAGAAAGTTCTCGATGGACGGAATGGAGTTAAGTTCTTCTTCCCTCTATGTGGGAAAGCTCTGGACATGAAATG GCTGGCTGATATGGGCCATTCTGTTGTAGGGGTGGAGATTGCAGAGAAGGCCATCAAGCAGTTCTTTGAGGAGAATAACATGACTTACAGTGAAGAGACAGTTTCTGCATTACCTGGAGCTAAGGTTTACAAG AGCTCAGAGAGAAATATCTCCTTGTACCATTGTGATCTATTCAATTTCTCCAG TGCCATCGAGGGTCAGTTTGGAGGGATTTGGGACAGAGGCTCCTTGGTGGCCATCAACCCACGGGACAGACAAAA GTATGCTGCTCTGATCAGATCATTAATGGACAAGGACTGCCGATACCTCTTGGACACTTTGCTCTACAACCCAGAAGTATACAAAG GTCCTCCATTTTTTGTGCCCGATGAGCAAGTGCAAAGTCTATTTG GGAAGAGCTGTGATATAGAGTTGCTGCAGTCCGTGGATGCcctcacagacagagagaaggcttGGGGCATGGACTTCTTCACAGAGAAAGTGCATCTCATCACTCTAAAGACCAACTGA